The nucleotide sequence GTCCAGATGTGCAATTGGAAACGACGGCAACGCATTCACATCGAAAGGAAAACTAGGCTGGGTGCCAAAATAGATTTGCCGGGTCCCGCTGACGGCCCAGAACCCATCGACGTCTTTAGGATAATTGGGCGCGCGCATCTCGGTCAAACCAAGTTCGCCCAGATAGAAAGCGCGCAGGTCCGCCTCTTCTTCGGGCTCCATTGGAATGAAAACCTGCTGAAATCGCGCGTTTTGCTGTGCCGCGTCGCGACTGGCGCTGAAATCCATGCCGCGACCGTGGATCTTCGCCTTAGGACGCGGATCCTCTTCATTTTCGTCCCGCTCGCGTTGTTTGAAGCTGTAATAAAGCCATGCAAGCACCATCAGCAGAAGGATGAGTTCGGGCGGGATATCAAAAGGGAGTTGCATCAGGTGTCAGACGTTCTTTGCGATCAACTCAATCCGGTTACCAACAGGATCAGCGGTAAAGAAGCGTCTGACATCCGGCAATGCCGTATCCCAGTGCACCACATGGCTTACTCAGCCAACCGCGCAGAAAGCGCATCAAGATCATCTACCACAAATGCCGGGTGCGCCTTGGTCGCCGGGTGAAAACCGGGATCAACGCCAAAGTGACACTCCAAGGCACCTGCACGCGCCCAGAAACCGCCGCGCCCTTTCAGGGGCGCTGGTTTTGGCACCTCTTTCATACCCAACTGGTCCAAATAGAAAGCACGCATCAGGCCCTCTGCCTTCGCCGGGTGCGCCAGTTGCAAGTGATCCAGTCCTACAATCACTTTTCGTCTTTTCCATTCTTGTTCTGCCCGCCACTATAACGCACGAGCAACCAAACAACGGCAATAAATACGGCGACGACCACAAGCGGATTGCCCCCGGTCAAGTCTAACAGCATGACCACCTCTAAACTGTATACGATAGTATACTATATAGGTACCTGCGACATTAATTCAAGGTTTGCCGCGACGTTTCGCTGTTTCTTTCGGCGTCCGAAAGTACGATCCTGACACAATGAAACAGAGGAGCTGACATGACCGATATCGTAATTCTGGGTGGCGCACGCACGGCAATTGGTACTTTTGGCGGCTCTCTCGCGGGTACATCGCCCATTGAACTGGGCACGACCGCGGCGAAGGCTGCGATGGAACGCTCTGGCGTGGAAGGTGCGCAGGTCGGACATGTCGCATTTGGTCATGTCATCAATACCGAACCCAAAGATATGTACGTCAGCCGCGTCGCCGCGATGAACGCGGGTATCCCCGACACAACACCCGCGATGAACGTGAACCGCCTGTGTGGGTCTGGCGTGCAAGCCATCGTTTCAGTCGCGCAATCGCTGATGCTGGGTGACGCCGAATTCGGTCTCGCCGGTGGGTCCGAGAACATGAGCCGCTCGCCCTTTATCATTTCAGATCAGCGTTGGGGCGCGAAGATGGGTGACATCCGCACGCGCGATATGATGCTGGGCGCGCTGAACTGTCCCTTTGGAACTGGTCATATGGGCGTGACCGCCGAAAACGTCGCGGGCGAGCATGACATCAGCCGCGCCGATCAGGATGCCTTTGCCCTGCAAAGCCAGGAACGGGCGGCAGCGGCGATGGCGGCGGGATACTTTGACAGTCAGATCACGCCTGTGCAAGTCAAGAAGCGCCGCGAGATGGTGGATTTCGTGACCGATGAACACCCCAAGGCGACAACGTTGGAGGCGCTCTCGGGTCTGCGCCCGGTGTTCCAGAAAGACGGATCGGTGACCGCAGGCAATGCCTCTGGTCTCAACGATGGCGCGGCAGCAATTGTTTTGGCTACGGCCGAGGCGGCGGAAACGGCAGGTCTGACGCCAAAGTTCCGCATCCTTGGGTATGCGCACGCGGGGGTGCGGCCAGAGGTCATGGGCATCGGGCCAGTGCCAGCCGTTGCAAACCTGCTGGTGAAGACCAAGCTGACTGTTGATGATTTCGACGTGATTGAATCAAACGAAGCCTTCGCGTCCCAAGCGCTTGCCGTGTCCAAAGAACTGGGCTTTGACCCGGCCCGCGTGAACCCGAATGGCGGCGCGATTGCATTGGGCCACCCAGTAGGTGCGACGGGCGCGATTATCACCGTTAAGGCGATGTACGAGCTGGAACGTATTGGCGGTAAACGCGCCCTGATCACGATGTGCATTGGCGGCGGTCAAGGAATCGCCTTGGCGATTGAGCGGATTTAACGCAGGTATGCCCCTTGCGGCCCCGTGTAGGTCATGTTTCTAACGGCCAAAGCCACAAATGAGACAGTTGCCCCGTGACCACACGCCCGCCCCTTCGCCACGTTGTGTTCTTTAGCGCCAAAGACAAGGCTGACATTCCACGCATCATCGAGGGCCTGGAGCTCTTGGCGGGTATTCCGCACAGCAACGTGTTTGAGGTGCGTCGCAACTCGCAAGCCGACGCGCTCTCATCCGAGGTCGATGTGATCGTCTATGCCGAGTTTGACAGTGCTGAAGCGCTGGCCGACTACAAGGCTGATCCGCTCTATCAGGCCTCCATCAAGGCGGTACGTCCGCTGCGGGACATGCGCATAGCAGCGGACTTTTAGCGGGCCTACCGTCTGGTGCTCCAAGGTGCCTATGCCCCTTTTCGGACGTGTTGCGGCACAGACACGTCGAGCAATGATTTTCTACCAGACAAGGGTTTTGGGCAATAAACCGCTCGCCTTTTGACTGACGGCCACCAATACTAAAGGCATTGGGGCGACTTCACTGTACCAGCTAAAGAGTACTGAAAATGCCACGCATACTAAGAATACTCACGTCATTGTCTTTCGTTTTCGCCACGCTTCCAGCGGTGGTCGCAGCACAGGAAAAACCCGTTTATGATCAGGTTGTCGAGATTTTGGCATCCGAACGCGGTACCGTGCGCCGGTGGGCGTATCCGCCGAAACTGACGGTCATTCACACCGGTGATCCGCATCGCGACCAGATCAACAATATGGTAGAGATGGTACATGCGCAGGTGCCCGATTTTCCCGGTATCGGCGCGGTAGAGTTCTTTGATCTGACCCAGTTCAATCGGCGCTTGGCGGGCAACACCCAATTCCGCATGCCGGTTGTTGATTTCGACGGGATCGAAGGCTCCATCGTCCGCGCCCTCTTTAAGGGCGAGCAGGAAGAGCAGGACCTTTCGGTTACAGGAAGCATCTTTATTTTTCTGACAGGATTGGATGATGGCATCACCTTTGGTGCCCTGACCCAGAGCACCAAACGCCTCAGCCGCCAGTTCGCCGAAGGCGGCGACATGCGGTGCTACTTCAATGTGATGTCAAAGAATGATGAACTGCGGGCCGGATTCATTTTCATCAATATGGATGATGCGCTGACCCCGGTGGCAGAGTGCCTTTACGAGGAGTTCATGCAGACGCTCGGTCTGCTTAATGACTCGCAAGACTCGTCGCTTTTCACCTTTGATAACACCGGCATCACACGCGAAGATCGCGCGCCTGACTTCCAGCTTCTGCGCGCCCTTTACAGTCAGGACGTGACACCGGGCGATACGGCCCAAAAGGCTGCGGACGTCTTTGTGAACATGCAGCAGGAAAGGTTGATCGGGGTCGCAGCACGGCCTTAGGCGGCCGCTGGGTAGTCCCGCACAAAAACCCACTTATCGCCTTCGGATAGATCAGGGTCATAGGCGTAACCGCCCGAGGTGAATGCCTTGATCCCATCGGCATCGATCACGCGGTTCTCTACCACAAAGCGGGCCATGGCACCGCGCGCACGTTTGGCAAAAAAGCTGACGATGCGCGGCTTGTCATCTTTCAGTTCCATAAAGACGGGCGTGATCACCCGCAGTTTCAGCGCCTTGCGATCCGCGGCACCGAAGTATTCCTGACTGGCACAGTTGATCAGCGTATCCGTACCAACCGCCTCACCCTGCGCATTCAGCGCCTTGGCAATCGTATCGCCCCAATAGTCATAGAGCGTCTTGCCACGCCGGGTTTTCAACCGGCTGCCCATTTCCAGTCGGTACGGTTGGATCGCATCAAGTGGACGCAACAGCCCGTAGAGGCCCGACAGAATGCGCAAGTGGTCTTGCGCCCATGCCAAGTCATCCTCTGTCAGCGTTTTCGCCTCAAGCCCCTGATAGGTATCCCCGTTGAACGCCAGCGCCGCAGGCTTCGTCGCTTCCGCCTCTGGTTCTGCGGCAAAGGCCCGAAACCGGTCGCGGTTCAGCTTGGCCAGATCGTCTGAAATGCTCATCAAGCCTTTCAGTTCTTTCAGCGTCAGGTTTTTTGCCGTCTTCGACAAACGCACCGCATCTTCCTGAAAATCAGGCGCAGTTGCTTAAGCAGGTCGACAGGGTCCATATTGAGGGATTTGGCAGGGGAAACAACGACAAGCATTTTGGATCCTTCTTTGGTCTTGGATAGGGATGTAACATGACGGACGCCGTTGACCACCCCTATGACCTGCGGCATGACTTTGACAAACAACGGAGTGTGCCAATGAAACTATGTCGGATTAAAACGCCCGGTGGGATCAAGCCTGCGGCCGTTGACCAAAGTGGTGTATTGCGCAATCTGTCTGAGCATGTCGCAGACATCACAAGTGCCACTGTCATGCCGGATAGCTTGCAGAAACTGGCCGATATCAATCTTGCTGCGCTGCCCGAAATTTCAGGCGACCACGCTGCCTTCCTTAGCGACGTGAGACGCATATTCTGCATCGGTTTGAACTACTATGACCATGCCGACGAAATGGGCATGCCGATCCCAGATCACCCGATCCTCTTTATGAAAGCATGCGAGGTAACAGGGCCGACCGACCCAATTGTGATCCCAAAATGGGCGGAGAAAACCGATTGGGAGGTCGAACTCGGTATCGTCCTCGGTAGCCGTGCACTGCATGTTGCCGAAACGGATGCGATGGATCATGTTGCGGGATATTTTGTGGCCAACGATGTCTCGGAAAGGCACTTTCAAATGGAACGAGGCGGTCAATGGGTTAAGGGCAAGTCTGCCGATAGCTTTGCACCCATTGGTCCGTATCTCGTGACAAAGGACGAGATTGCAGACCCGCAGAACTTGTCTATGTCGTTGGACGTGAATGGAAAGCGGATGCAAACCGGATCAACCAAAACGATGATCTTTAGTGTTGCTCATATCGTCGCCCATGTCAGCCAGTTCATTACACTGCATCCTGGCGACTTGATCCTGACCGGGACACCGCCGGGTGTAGGCGGCGGTCAAAAACCGCCCTGCTTTCTAAAAGCAGGGGATATCGTGACGGCTGAAATTGAAGGGCTTGGTG is from Yoonia sp. GPGPB17 and encodes:
- a CDS encoding acetyl-CoA C-acyltransferase family protein; this translates as MTDIVILGGARTAIGTFGGSLAGTSPIELGTTAAKAAMERSGVEGAQVGHVAFGHVINTEPKDMYVSRVAAMNAGIPDTTPAMNVNRLCGSGVQAIVSVAQSLMLGDAEFGLAGGSENMSRSPFIISDQRWGAKMGDIRTRDMMLGALNCPFGTGHMGVTAENVAGEHDISRADQDAFALQSQERAAAAMAAGYFDSQITPVQVKKRREMVDFVTDEHPKATTLEALSGLRPVFQKDGSVTAGNASGLNDGAAAIVLATAEAAETAGLTPKFRILGYAHAGVRPEVMGIGPVPAVANLLVKTKLTVDDFDVIESNEAFASQALAVSKELGFDPARVNPNGGAIALGHPVGATGAIITVKAMYELERIGGKRALITMCIGGGQGIALAIERI
- a CDS encoding glyoxalase; the protein is MIVGLDHLQLAHPAKAEGLMRAFYLDQLGMKEVPKPAPLKGRGGFWARAGALECHFGVDPGFHPATKAHPAFVVDDLDALSARLAE
- a CDS encoding fumarylacetoacetate hydrolase family protein → MKLCRIKTPGGIKPAAVDQSGVLRNLSEHVADITSATVMPDSLQKLADINLAALPEISGDHAAFLSDVRRIFCIGLNYYDHADEMGMPIPDHPILFMKACEVTGPTDPIVIPKWAEKTDWEVELGIVLGSRALHVAETDAMDHVAGYFVANDVSERHFQMERGGQWVKGKSADSFAPIGPYLVTKDEIADPQNLSMSLDVNGKRMQTGSTKTMIFSVAHIVAHVSQFITLHPGDLILTGTPPGVGGGQKPPCFLKAGDIVTAEIEGLGDMRQEVVAYQD
- a CDS encoding Dabb family protein; protein product: MTTRPPLRHVVFFSAKDKADIPRIIEGLELLAGIPHSNVFEVRRNSQADALSSEVDVIVYAEFDSAEALADYKADPLYQASIKAVRPLRDMRIAADF
- a CDS encoding DUF2927 domain-containing protein, which produces MPRILRILTSLSFVFATLPAVVAAQEKPVYDQVVEILASERGTVRRWAYPPKLTVIHTGDPHRDQINNMVEMVHAQVPDFPGIGAVEFFDLTQFNRRLAGNTQFRMPVVDFDGIEGSIVRALFKGEQEEQDLSVTGSIFIFLTGLDDGITFGALTQSTKRLSRQFAEGGDMRCYFNVMSKNDELRAGFIFINMDDALTPVAECLYEEFMQTLGLLNDSQDSSLFTFDNTGITREDRAPDFQLLRALYSQDVTPGDTAQKAADVFVNMQQERLIGVAARP